Proteins from a single region of Antechinus flavipes isolate AdamAnt ecotype Samford, QLD, Australia chromosome 2, AdamAnt_v2, whole genome shotgun sequence:
- the LOC127547093 gene encoding late lactation protein B-like: MKVLFLTIALSLFAVLHAEESNSSGKLGGVYHLNAVVANKEVAEKDHETFPPIAISQLDNGNVEVKFTMKENGECKEIELTMEKTENSNEYTLKEDYQHIQKVRVTKTSVPNNWIFECKGHIHDEEVKMIKLLSLNKEADPQALEDFQKIAKERSYDESRIIFPKQEEACVPEHD; this comes from the exons ATGAAGGTCCTTTTTCTAACCATAGCACTAAGTCTGTTCGCTGTTCTCCATGCTGAAGAATCAAACTCTTCTGGAAAATTGGGG GGCGTATACCATCTAAATGCTGTTGTGGCAAACAAGGAAGTTGCTGAGAAGGATCATGAGACCTTCCCACCTATTGCCATCTCCCAACTTGATAATGGTAATGTGGAGGTCAAATTTACCATGAA GGAGAATGGCGAGTGCAAAGAAATTGAACTGACAATGGAGAAAACGGAAAATTCCAATGAATACACCTTAA AGGAGGACTACCAGCATATACAAAAAGTGCGTGTAACCAAGACCTCTGTGCCAAATAACTGGATTTTTGAGTGTAAAGGCCACATCCATGATGAAGAGGTCAAGATGATTAAGCTTTTGA GTCTGAACAAAGAAGCAGACCCTCAAGCTCTGGAAGACTTTCAGAAGATCGCAAAAGAGAGAAGTTATGATGAAAGTAGAATCATTTTCCCTAAGCAAGAAG AGGCCTGCGTCCCAGAACATGATTAA